The Amycolatopsis sp. NBC_01480 genome segment GGGCACTCCCGCGCTCGGGCCGGAGCAGGCAATTCCGCTCGCGACGGCCTTGCGCGCGTACACCGCAGGCTCCGCTGCTGTGAACCACCTCGACCACGTCACGGGCTCGATCTCCGTCGGCAAGGCGGCCGACCTGGTGCTGCTCGACCGCGACCCGTTCGACGGCCCGGCCGAGCAGATCGCGGCGGCTCGGGTGGCGCGGACTTACGCGGACGGCGTCGAAGTCCACCGGTCTTGACCGCCCACCGTCCACAAAGGATCTGAGATCACAGCCAGTCGCGACGCTTGAACGAGGCGTACAGGGCCACCGAAAGCAGCACGATGACCACTGTGGACACCCAGAACCCGGACATCGTCTGGAAACCCGGATACGGCACGTTCTGCCCGTAGAACCCGGTCACCGCCGTGGGCACCGCGATGATCGCGGCCCAGCTGGTGACCTTCTTCATGATCAGGTTCAGCCGGTTGCCCTGCAGGTTCAGCTGGGTCTCGCGCACGGTCGCCACCAGGTCCCGCAACGACTCCGTCCACTCCGACGCGCGCAGCACGTGGTCGTAGACGTCCTGGAAGTACGGCATCATCACGTCGTCGACCAGGTGCTGGTCGCGGCGCATCAGCGCGTTCACCACCTCGCGCATGGGCAGCACGACCCGGCGCAGCGTGGTGAGGCTCTTGCGCAGCCGGAACGAGCGCCGTTGCAGCTCCCGCTGGTCGGGCCGCTCGTCGAAGACCAGGTCCTCCAGGGCCTCGATCTGCTCGTCGAGCGCCTGCACGCTCTCGAAGTGCCCGTCGACGACATAGTCGAGCAATCCGTGCAGCAGGAAGGAAATGCCGGATTTCGCCAGGTCCGCCGACGAGTCCCAGCGCGCGGCGACGGCCTCGATGTCGAAGCCGTCGTCCTTGCGCACGGTGACCAGCGCGCGCGGGGTGATGAACGCGGCCAGCTCCGACCGCGTGACCGCCCCGCTCTCGGGGTCGAAATGCGCCGAGTACGCGGTGAGGAACGCATGCGTCTCATACCGGTCGAGTTTCGGCCGCTGATGCTCGTGCACCGCGTCCTCGACGGCCAGCGCGTGCAGGCCCAGCTCCTCGCTGATCGCGGCGAGGTCCGCCTCGGTCGGCTCGCAGAAGTCGAGCCACACCGTGGCCGACGGGTCCTGCAGGTAGTCCGAGACCCGCTCGACCGGGAAATCCCGCTCCGCCAGCACGCCTTCGCGGTAAACCCGCGTGTACGCCACGACCTTCCGCCTTCCACCGGGGGTTCAGTTCCGCCGAACGTACCCGGCAGCGGTCAGACCCGCGCCATGCTCCTCCCGTACACCGCGGCCAGCGTCTCGACGATTCCGGCCATTCGGTCACGCAGCTCGGGCGGCGACACGACTTCGGCACCCTCGCCCAGCCCCAGGAAGCCGCGCGCGGCGTGGTCCACCGACTCGATCGGGACGACCACGCGCACCCAGCCGCCGGGCTCGGGCACCGCCGTCTCGCGTGCCGCTGCGGCCTGCACCGGCTCCAGCAAGTCGGCGATGTTCGCGAACACCTCCGGAGACAGCCGGAGCACGGCCTCGGCGCGCAGCCGCCGGGCCTCGAAATCGGCCAGGTACGCGGCCCAGTGTTGTTCCAGCACAAAGCTTTCCGGCCGGCTGAACCCGGCATCGAGCACTTCGGCGGCCTCGATCTGCGAGACGCGGTAGGTGCGCGCCGCGCCGCCGACGCCCGCCACCAGGTACCAGCTGCCGGCTTTGAGCACCACGCCGTACGGCTCCACCGTGCGGACCACCTCCCGCGGCTCCGCCCAGCGCCGGTAACGCAGGCGCAGCAACCGGCCCTGCCACGTCGCCTCGACCACCGCCGCCAGGTGCGGCACGGCCTCGCGCTGCGCGTACCAGCCCGCGGTGTCGAGGTGGAAGCGCGCCTGGACATGACCGGCGCGCTCGCGCAGGCCCTCGGGCAACGCGGCGAGCAGCTTGAGCCGCCCGGTCGCCCGCACCCCGCCGAGCCCGAGGTCGGCCGCCGCGTCCGGCAGCCCGGCCAGGAACAACGCCTCCGCCTCACCGGCGGTGAGCCCGGTCAGCCGCGTGCGGTAGCCCTCGACCAGCTGGTAGCCGCCGTCGTGGCCCGCCTCGCCGTACAGCGGGATGCCCGCCGCGGCCAGCGACTCCATGTCGCGATAAACCGTGCGCACGGAGACCTCCAGCTCCTGGGCCAGCTGCCCCGCGGTCAGCCGGCCGCGGGCCTGCAGGAGCAGCAGGGCGGACACCAGCCGGCTCGCTCTCATGGCCCCAGTGTGGCGGCGCCCACCGACAAAAACGGTCTCCGCCGATCGAGTGGTGTGACTGGCGTCACCCCATCGGGCGAAGGGACTATGTCCGGCGATGAGAACCCCCGAGAACCCCGTCCGGACCGCGCTGATCGGGCTCGTCGTGCTGGCGCTGGCCTTCGTCACCGCGCTGAACGCGCCGGACCTGCCCGTGATCGGCGACGGCACCACGTACGCGGCGGAGTTCACCGAGGCCGCCGGCCTGCAGGCCGGGAACGACGTGCGCATCGCCGGGGTGAAGGTCGGCCGCGTGTCGGCGATCGGCCTGAACGGCGCGCGCGTGCGGGTTTCGTTCAAGGTCAAGGGCGCCTGGCTCGGCGACACCACCGGCGCGGCGATCAAGCTCAAGACCGTGCTGGGCCAGAAGTACCTCGCGCTGGACCCCGAGGGCAGCGGCACCCTCGACCCGGACCAGCCGATCCCGAGTTCCCGCACCACCGTGCCGTACGACCTGCTCCCGGCGTTCCAGCAGCTTTCCGCGACCGTGGACAACATCGACACCGGGCAGCTCGCGCGGAGTTTCGAGGCCATCACCGCGACGTTCGCGAACACCCCCGCGGACGTGCGAACCACGCTCGGCGGGCTCTCCCGGCTGTCGGACACCATCGCCTCGCGCGACCGCGGGCTGACGCAGCTGCTCGCGAACACCCGGCAGGTCTCGTCCACGCTGGCCGACCGCGACGCGGAGGTCCAGCGCCTGTTCACCGACGGCAACCAGCTGCTCGACGAGGTCCGCCGCCGCGAGTCCGCGATCTCCGCCCTGCTCGGCGGCTCACGCGAACTCGCGACCCAGCTGTCCGGCCTGATCGAGGACAACGACCACACGCTAGGCCCCGTGCTCACCCAGCTCGATCAGCTCACGTCGCTGCTGCAACGCAACCAGGACTCACTCGCCAAGGGCATTCAGGCGTTCGCGCCGTTCATCCGCTTCGCCACCAACTTGTCCGGCAACGGCCGCTGGATCGACGGTTACCTGTGCGGCCTGCTGCCGCCCTCGGTCGGGCCGCTCAACGAGCCGGGGTGCTTCGGCTGACGTCGTCGGCCGCGGGCCGGTCGAGGCCGGGCACGCCGGTGATGCGCACGGTCACCTGGTTGTCGTTGTAGGTGTAGGCCTCGTAGGTGAACTCGACGCCGGTCTTCTCGACGTGCTCCATCCAGGCGCGGTACTCGTGCCGCTTCCAGCCCGGGAAGTTGAAGAACTCGTCGAAGTGCACGATGCTGCCCGGTCGCAGGCGCGGGCCGACGAGGTCCAGCACGGTCTTGGCCGAGCTGTACAGGTCGCCGTCCACGTGCAGGAAATCGACGTGGCCCTGGTGCTTTTCCAGGAATCCCGGGAGGCTGTC includes the following:
- a CDS encoding helix-turn-helix transcriptional regulator; its protein translation is MRASRLVSALLLLQARGRLTAGQLAQELEVSVRTVYRDMESLAAAGIPLYGEAGHDGGYQLVEGYRTRLTGLTAGEAEALFLAGLPDAAADLGLGGVRATGRLKLLAALPEGLRERAGHVQARFHLDTAGWYAQREAVPHLAAVVEATWQGRLLRLRYRRWAEPREVVRTVEPYGVVLKAGSWYLVAGVGGAARTYRVSQIEAAEVLDAGFSRPESFVLEQHWAAYLADFEARRLRAEAVLRLSPEVFANIADLLEPVQAAAARETAVPEPGGWVRVVVPIESVDHAARGFLGLGEGAEVVSPPELRDRMAGIVETLAAVYGRSMARV
- a CDS encoding MCE family protein; this encodes MRTPENPVRTALIGLVVLALAFVTALNAPDLPVIGDGTTYAAEFTEAAGLQAGNDVRIAGVKVGRVSAIGLNGARVRVSFKVKGAWLGDTTGAAIKLKTVLGQKYLALDPEGSGTLDPDQPIPSSRTTVPYDLLPAFQQLSATVDNIDTGQLARSFEAITATFANTPADVRTTLGGLSRLSDTIASRDRGLTQLLANTRQVSSTLADRDAEVQRLFTDGNQLLDEVRRRESAISALLGGSRELATQLSGLIEDNDHTLGPVLTQLDQLTSLLQRNQDSLAKGIQAFAPFIRFATNLSGNGRWIDGYLCGLLPPSVGPLNEPGCFG
- a CDS encoding magnesium transporter CorA family protein produces the protein MAYTRVYREGVLAERDFPVERVSDYLQDPSATVWLDFCEPTEADLAAISEELGLHALAVEDAVHEHQRPKLDRYETHAFLTAYSAHFDPESGAVTRSELAAFITPRALVTVRKDDGFDIEAVAARWDSSADLAKSGISFLLHGLLDYVVDGHFESVQALDEQIEALEDLVFDERPDQRELQRRSFRLRKSLTTLRRVVLPMREVVNALMRRDQHLVDDVMMPYFQDVYDHVLRASEWTESLRDLVATVRETQLNLQGNRLNLIMKKVTSWAAIIAVPTAVTGFYGQNVPYPGFQTMSGFWVSTVVIVLLSVALYASFKRRDWL